One Candidatus Glassbacteria bacterium DNA segment encodes these proteins:
- the larE gene encoding ATP-dependent sacrificial sulfur transferase LarE, whose protein sequence is MTDANAEKASEGLERLNGLLREMGSVLLGFSAGVDSTFLLYAAVQALGRDKVLAVTGKSKTIPQHQIDAAVKYAELIGANHEIVDTRELEKPGFRDNPTDRCFMCKSELYSCLTKVARDKGFEAVIDGSNADDVKDYRPGMKATKKLGIRSPMMEAGLTKEQIRLLSKQAGLPTWSKPAFPCLSSRIPYGMKITDEALVRIDQGEQFLKSLGMEGPIRVRHHGDLARIELDPQQLSRIINPETRAGIVARFREIGYKYVTIDLQGFRSGSLNEVIESISNSGQS, encoded by the coding sequence ATGACAGATGCAAACGCTGAAAAGGCGAGCGAAGGGCTCGAACGGCTGAACGGGCTGCTGAGGGAAATGGGCTCGGTACTGCTCGGCTTCAGCGCCGGTGTGGACAGCACTTTCCTGCTGTACGCCGCAGTGCAGGCGCTGGGCCGGGACAAGGTGCTGGCGGTGACGGGAAAAAGCAAAACCATCCCGCAGCACCAGATCGACGCGGCGGTCAAGTACGCGGAGTTGATCGGCGCCAACCACGAAATCGTCGACACCCGGGAACTGGAGAAGCCAGGTTTCCGGGATAACCCCACCGACCGCTGTTTCATGTGCAAAAGCGAGTTGTACAGTTGTTTGACCAAGGTGGCGCGGGATAAGGGATTCGAGGCCGTAATCGACGGGTCGAACGCCGATGATGTCAAGGACTACCGTCCCGGTATGAAGGCGACCAAGAAACTGGGAATCCGTTCGCCGATGATGGAAGCGGGACTGACCAAGGAGCAGATTCGCCTGCTCTCGAAACAGGCCGGTCTGCCTACCTGGTCAAAACCGGCGTTTCCCTGCCTCAGCTCCCGGATACCCTACGGGATGAAAATCACCGACGAGGCCCTCGTTCGCATCGACCAGGGCGAACAGTTTCTCAAATCGCTGGGGATGGAGGGACCGATCCGGGTGCGGCATCACGGCGACCTGGCGCGCATAGAACTGGATCCGCAGCAACTCTCCCGGATCATCAACCCTGAAACACGGGCCGGCATTGTCGCCAGGTTCAGGGAAATCGGCTACAAGTACGTCACGATCGACCTTCAGGGTTTCAGAAGCGGCAGCCTCAACGAAGTCATCGAAAGCATCAGCAACTCCGGTCAATCCTGA
- the larB gene encoding nickel pincer cofactor biosynthesis protein LarB, with the protein MHPERVRELLQGVRNGKVEIEAAIEELKNLPFEDLGFAVVDHHRELRNSFAEVIFSQGKTVDQVVAIAGSIVSRGQNLLVTRCDDRTAQALLEEFPKASYHEQARVVVMPQAPPPPMQGSVAVLCAGTADIPVAEEAAVCAEVMGSEVGRFYDIGVAGLHRLLARRNEIAAARVLIVVAGMEGALASVVGGIFDKPVVAVPTSVGYGASFGGISALLTMLNSCAAGVTVVNIDNGFGAAYAASLINKRV; encoded by the coding sequence ATGCACCCGGAGCGCGTACGGGAATTGCTGCAGGGAGTCAGGAACGGAAAGGTCGAGATCGAAGCGGCCATCGAGGAATTGAAGAACCTTCCGTTCGAGGACCTGGGGTTCGCGGTGGTAGACCATCACCGGGAGTTGAGAAACTCTTTCGCCGAGGTGATTTTCAGCCAGGGAAAAACCGTGGACCAGGTGGTAGCAATAGCCGGAAGCATCGTTTCACGGGGACAAAACCTGCTGGTCACCCGTTGTGACGACCGGACCGCTCAGGCCCTGCTGGAGGAATTCCCGAAAGCCTCTTACCACGAACAGGCCCGGGTGGTCGTGATGCCCCAGGCGCCGCCGCCGCCGATGCAGGGGTCAGTGGCCGTACTTTGCGCCGGAACCGCGGATATACCCGTGGCCGAGGAAGCCGCCGTGTGCGCTGAAGTGATGGGCAGCGAGGTGGGAAGATTCTATGATATCGGTGTGGCCGGTCTGCACCGCCTGCTGGCCCGCCGCAATGAAATCGCCGCTGCCAGGGTGCTGATCGTGGTGGCCGGGATGGAGGGCGCCCTGGCCTCGGTGGTGGGAGGGATATTCGACAAGCCGGTGGTCGCCGTGCCTACCAGTGTGGGCTACGGAGCGAGTTTCGGCGGAATTTCCGCTCTTCTGACCATGCTCAACAGTTGCGCCGCGGGAGTTACCGTGGTAAACATTGACAATGGATTCGGGGCGGCTTACGCGGCATCCCTGATAAACAAGCGGGTTTGA
- a CDS encoding integration host factor subunit beta translates to MTKADIVELIAEKTGFTIKDIKVVVEGFIDEVKETLVEGKHIEIRGFGTFKVKKHKARKARNPRTNKEVMVPSRKKAFFKVSKELNKILN, encoded by the coding sequence ATGACCAAAGCGGACATCGTCGAACTTATCGCCGAGAAAACCGGTTTCACAATCAAGGACATCAAGGTCGTGGTGGAAGGTTTTATCGACGAAGTAAAGGAAACCCTCGTCGAGGGTAAGCATATCGAGATTCGCGGATTCGGCACGTTCAAGGTCAAGAAACACAAGGCGCGCAAGGCGCGCAACCCCAGGACCAACAAGGAAGTGATGGTCCCGTCGCGCAAGAAAGCCTTCTTCAAGGTATCAAAGGAATTGAACAAGATCCTGAATTGA
- a CDS encoding divalent metal cation transporter, translating to MAMAGSRYGMTLFWALVLSCLFTYVMLVAYGRYTTVTGQTAMRAFREKIVFGKPLALYCIVALCIGELTALAGITGIVTDLIREWTSYAFGGEGLSPVASAVIIIIGCFALLWSGSYQVFEKFLTVLVLVMGASFLLTMFLVVPQPADLLAGLVPGIPDDPKAFLIVAGIAGTTCSAMVFIMRSVVVAEKGWGRNDLKQGNIDAAVSSGMMLLLSAAVMACAAGTLYKMGKPVEATVDMVQTLEPLAGRFAISIFVLGIVGAGISTLFPIVLVAPWLISDYRGTPRNIRSPMYRVLGGLALLICLTVPVFGGRSVWIMVASQAFQAILLPVITVPILILINNRAVMGEYKAGFWLNAGLLATLIFGLVTTYSGVLGLVDSLKGLLG from the coding sequence ATGGCCATGGCCGGCAGCCGTTACGGGATGACCCTGTTCTGGGCGCTGGTGCTGAGCTGCCTGTTCACCTACGTGATGCTGGTGGCCTACGGCAGGTACACGACGGTTACCGGCCAGACCGCGATGAGGGCGTTCCGCGAGAAGATCGTGTTCGGCAAGCCGCTGGCGCTCTACTGTATCGTGGCGCTGTGTATCGGCGAGCTGACCGCCCTGGCCGGGATCACGGGGATTGTCACCGACCTGATCCGCGAGTGGACCAGCTACGCGTTCGGCGGCGAGGGCCTGAGCCCGGTGGCCAGCGCGGTAATCATCATAATCGGCTGTTTCGCGCTGCTCTGGAGCGGCAGCTACCAGGTGTTCGAGAAATTCCTGACCGTGCTGGTGCTGGTGATGGGCGCCAGTTTCCTGCTGACCATGTTCCTGGTGGTGCCCCAGCCGGCGGACCTGCTGGCCGGGCTGGTGCCGGGTATCCCCGACGACCCGAAAGCGTTCCTGATCGTGGCCGGAATCGCCGGGACCACCTGCAGCGCGATGGTGTTTATCATGCGCAGCGTAGTGGTGGCCGAGAAAGGCTGGGGCAGGAACGATCTGAAGCAGGGCAATATCGACGCAGCGGTCAGCAGCGGGATGATGCTGCTGCTCTCGGCGGCCGTGATGGCCTGCGCGGCGGGTACGCTGTACAAGATGGGCAAGCCGGTGGAAGCGACGGTGGACATGGTCCAAACCCTGGAGCCCCTGGCCGGGCGGTTCGCGATTTCGATTTTCGTGCTGGGTATAGTGGGCGCGGGAATCAGCACCCTGTTCCCGATCGTGCTGGTGGCCCCGTGGCTGATCAGCGACTACCGCGGCACTCCGCGCAACATCCGCAGCCCGATGTACCGCGTTCTGGGCGGCCTGGCTCTGCTGATCTGCCTGACCGTGCCGGTCTTCGGCGGACGGTCGGTGTGGATCATGGTGGCCAGCCAGGCGTTCCAGGCGATCCTGCTGCCGGTAATCACCGTGCCGATCCTGATTCTGATCAACAACAGGGCGGTGATGGGCGAGTACAAGGCGGGCTTCTGGCTCAACGCCGGCCTGCTGGCCACGCTGATATTCGGCCTGGTGACGACTTATAGCGGAGTGCTGGGCCTGGTGGACTCGCTGAAAGGACTGCTGGGCTGA
- a CDS encoding AAA family ATPase gives MQYVADLHIHSHYSIATSKHADPEHLFAAAAAKGITLVGTGDLTHPGWRAELAEKLVPDGETGLFRLRPDLEEHFRRTLPGETGGAVVRFVLSGEISSIYKKDGRTRKVHNVVLMPSLEAAERLSGKLEEVGNIRSDGRPILGLDCRELLAMTLDSDPEACFIPAHIWTPHFSVFGSRSGFDTLEHCYGDLSAEIYAVETGLSSDPPMNWRVSALDRFTLVSNSDAHSPEKLAREANLIDGELTYRGLIGALKGSREHKFLGTVEFYPEEGKYHFDGHRNCKVRLTPEQAGELDGRCPVCAGKLTGGVLGRVHELADRPDGARPENARPFQRLVPLSEVLAECLDVGPATKKVRAQLDCLLRRVGSELHVLRSAPLDQIARVGGQLVAEAVRRNRDGEVKIEPGYDGEYGTVRIFGPGERQVSSGQMFFFDVAPDPPAQAEITSPAERNIDIKVGAAARFRDEDHIRPGPDIETVEVAGIALNTHQAAAVTGERTPLAVVAGPGTGKTRSLAARAAWLVSEKGIDPSRIMAVTFTNRAAAEMRQRIAQLLGGNPPPEQTVRAMTLHRFCLDFLSRATGRAVSVADEADRAVLLARATDGIETRGRLREISEEISRAKSRGERPEDFSGDEDLRRVWTAYRNLCRRLGVLDYDDLIGEAAALLTTDSSLRAETVKNLDHLLVDEFQDLNPAQYALIRLLVDSSGAGLFAIGDPNQSIYAFRGADSRIFDRLRSDYAGLEVRRLEAGYRCPPGIADAAAAVVTPVCSAESAPPTPVGGRWSPVRMVRAVSEMAEALAIVREIGALVGGTGMLEAHGQGRTGDASGGDELFSFADIAVIARTSGLLGTLEKALVTEGIPCRLRGGRSFLEHELVRGCSSWLRLLVNPGDTLRTLESMQLAGLDVESGDLLELRQQAAESGRGLLELLKHRISREVPLRDETRPLAEFLAVFDSFRRRSGSPPAELLEEIITSFVPEEKRGTAELSHLRSAAAAQPTVTAFAGRIALARQADLERTSGPGGAEAVTLMTMHAAKGLEFPVVFVMAVERDIIPFTLLRSDPDEERRLLYVAMTRAGSRLYLTSSARRTVWGSRLTGQWSPLLDSLPKESRLEIAAQRPGPNREKQLDLL, from the coding sequence TTGCAATATGTCGCCGACCTCCATATCCATTCGCACTACTCGATAGCCACCAGCAAGCACGCCGACCCGGAGCACCTGTTCGCCGCCGCCGCGGCCAAGGGAATCACCCTGGTCGGCACCGGCGACCTGACCCACCCCGGCTGGCGCGCCGAACTGGCTGAGAAGCTCGTCCCCGACGGCGAAACCGGCCTGTTCCGTCTCCGGCCGGACCTGGAAGAGCATTTCCGCAGGACCCTGCCCGGCGAGACCGGCGGCGCTGTCGTCCGGTTCGTGCTCAGCGGCGAGATCAGCTCGATCTACAAGAAAGACGGCCGGACGCGCAAGGTGCACAACGTGGTGCTGATGCCCTCGCTGGAGGCCGCCGAACGCCTGAGCGGCAAGCTCGAAGAGGTGGGCAATATCCGCTCCGACGGCCGTCCGATCCTGGGTCTGGACTGCCGCGAACTGCTGGCGATGACCCTCGACTCCGACCCCGAAGCCTGCTTTATCCCGGCCCATATCTGGACGCCACATTTCAGCGTGTTCGGCTCGCGCAGCGGGTTCGACACCCTGGAGCACTGCTACGGCGACCTGAGCGCTGAAATCTACGCTGTCGAAACCGGACTCAGTTCCGATCCGCCGATGAACTGGCGGGTCAGCGCCCTCGACCGGTTCACCCTGGTGTCCAACTCAGACGCCCACAGTCCGGAAAAACTGGCCCGCGAGGCCAACCTGATCGACGGGGAGCTGACCTATCGCGGCCTGATCGGCGCTCTCAAAGGCAGCCGCGAGCATAAATTCCTGGGCACTGTCGAGTTTTACCCCGAGGAGGGCAAGTACCATTTCGACGGGCACCGTAACTGCAAGGTCCGGCTCACTCCCGAGCAGGCCGGTGAACTCGACGGCCGCTGTCCGGTCTGCGCTGGAAAACTCACCGGCGGCGTGCTGGGCCGGGTCCACGAGCTGGCCGACCGGCCCGACGGCGCCCGGCCGGAAAACGCCCGGCCCTTCCAGCGCCTGGTCCCGCTGAGCGAGGTGCTGGCCGAATGCCTGGATGTGGGCCCCGCGACAAAAAAAGTCAGGGCCCAGCTGGACTGCCTGCTGCGGAGAGTGGGCAGCGAACTGCACGTGCTGCGCTCCGCCCCGCTCGACCAGATCGCGCGGGTGGGCGGACAGCTAGTGGCCGAGGCCGTGCGCCGCAACCGCGACGGCGAGGTGAAAATTGAGCCCGGTTATGATGGAGAGTACGGCACGGTAAGGATTTTCGGGCCGGGAGAGCGGCAGGTATCGAGCGGGCAGATGTTCTTTTTCGACGTTGCGCCGGATCCACCGGCACAGGCTGAAATAACCTCGCCCGCTGAGCGTAATATCGATATCAAGGTCGGCGCCGCCGCCCGCTTTCGCGACGAGGACCACATTCGGCCCGGCCCCGATATCGAGACCGTCGAAGTGGCGGGGATCGCGCTCAACACCCATCAGGCCGCTGCGGTCACCGGCGAACGCACTCCGCTGGCGGTGGTGGCCGGACCCGGCACGGGCAAGACACGCTCTCTGGCGGCCCGGGCAGCCTGGCTGGTGAGCGAAAAAGGGATCGACCCCTCGCGGATCATGGCTGTTACGTTCACCAACCGCGCCGCCGCCGAAATGCGTCAGCGGATCGCGCAGCTGCTGGGCGGCAATCCGCCGCCTGAGCAGACGGTCCGGGCGATGACTCTCCATCGCTTCTGCCTCGATTTCCTCTCCCGCGCCACCGGCCGGGCGGTCAGCGTGGCCGATGAAGCCGACCGGGCTGTCCTGCTGGCCCGCGCCACCGATGGTATCGAGACGCGCGGCAGGCTGAGGGAAATCAGCGAGGAAATCAGCCGCGCCAAGTCCCGCGGCGAGCGCCCGGAGGATTTTTCCGGCGACGAGGATCTCCGCCGGGTGTGGACCGCTTACCGCAACCTCTGCCGCCGGCTGGGCGTGCTGGACTACGACGACCTGATCGGCGAGGCGGCGGCGCTGCTGACTACTGACAGCAGCTTGAGAGCAGAAACGGTAAAAAACCTGGACCATCTGCTGGTCGACGAGTTCCAGGACCTCAACCCGGCCCAGTACGCCCTGATCCGTCTGCTGGTTGACAGCAGCGGCGCGGGGCTGTTCGCGATCGGCGATCCCAACCAGTCGATCTATGCTTTCCGGGGCGCGGACAGCCGCATTTTCGACCGCCTGCGCAGCGATTACGCCGGGTTGGAAGTCCGGCGGCTGGAAGCGGGCTACCGCTGTCCGCCGGGAATAGCAGACGCGGCCGCGGCGGTGGTGACCCCGGTCTGTTCCGCCGAAAGCGCTCCGCCGACGCCCGTGGGCGGTCGCTGGTCGCCGGTCAGGATGGTGCGCGCGGTGAGCGAAATGGCCGAGGCGCTGGCGATTGTGCGTGAAATCGGAGCACTGGTGGGCGGCACCGGAATGCTCGAGGCCCACGGCCAGGGACGGACCGGCGACGCATCCGGCGGGGACGAACTCTTCAGTTTCGCCGATATCGCGGTAATCGCCCGTACCTCGGGGCTGCTCGGCACGCTCGAAAAGGCACTGGTCACCGAGGGGATCCCCTGCCGGCTCCGGGGCGGGCGCAGCTTCCTGGAGCACGAACTCGTGCGCGGCTGTTCCAGCTGGTTGAGGCTGCTGGTCAACCCCGGCGACACCCTGCGCACCCTGGAGTCGATGCAACTGGCCGGGCTGGACGTGGAGAGCGGTGATCTGTTGGAGCTGAGACAGCAGGCGGCGGAATCGGGACGGGGGCTGCTGGAACTGCTCAAGCACAGGATCAGCCGCGAGGTGCCGCTGCGTGATGAGACCCGTCCGCTGGCCGAGTTCCTGGCCGTATTCGACAGCTTCCGCCGTCGCAGCGGCAGCCCGCCCGCGGAGCTGCTTGAGGAGATAATAACCAGCTTCGTGCCGGAGGAAAAACGCGGGACAGCCGAACTTTCCCACCTGCGCTCGGCCGCCGCCGCACAGCCCACCGTGACCGCGTTCGCCGGCCGGATCGCCCTGGCCCGTCAGGCCGACCTCGAACGCACCTCCGGGCCCGGCGGCGCAGAGGCGGTAACGCTGATGACCATGCACGCGGCCAAGGGTCTCGAATTCCCGGTCGTGTTCGTGATGGCCGTCGAGCGGGACATAATCCCGTTCACCCTCCTCCGCAGCGATCCCGACGAGGAGCGGCGGCTGCTCTACGTAGCCATGACCAGGGCGGGAAGCCGGCTGTATCTCACAAGTTCCGCCAGGCGGACGGTCTGGGGCAGCAGGCTTACGGGGCAATGGTCGCCCCTGCTCGACTCTCTGCCCAAAGAGAGCAGGCTCGAAATCGCGGCGCAACGGCCGGGCCCGAACCGTGAAAAGCAGCTCGATCTGCTCTGA
- the csrA gene encoding carbon storage regulator CsrA: MLILTRKQGESVAIGDDIQITVVEIQGKQVKLGVKAPREVAVHRQEIYEKIQQENIRASQVDAFDLSELKDAAGGSEEEDGKEGA; encoded by the coding sequence ATGCTGATCCTGACCAGAAAGCAAGGCGAGTCGGTGGCTATCGGCGATGACATTCAGATCACGGTTGTCGAAATCCAGGGCAAGCAGGTCAAACTGGGAGTCAAGGCGCCGCGCGAGGTGGCGGTCCATCGCCAGGAAATATACGAAAAGATTCAGCAGGAAAATATCCGCGCTTCCCAGGTCGATGCTTTCGACCTCTCCGAACTCAAAGATGCAGCCGGAGGGAGCGAAGAAGAAGACGGAAAAGAGGGGGCCTAG
- a CDS encoding RNA polymerase sigma factor RpoD/SigA, whose translation MALKGARFDEDSISLYLKEISNYPLLTPEEEVSLALAYKAGEQGAIERIVLCNLRFVVSIAKKYQNLGISLSDLINEGNIGLIRAAHKFDETKGVRFITYAVWWIRQAIIQYLSEQSRIVRIPLNKASAMFKMEKMLNNLAQELGRAPTTQEIMQGIDMTAADINEMLPLYQPQYSLDSSSNPQDDIILLNSIPDEKTPGPMDGVFKNDLNEAIEGMLSTIKEREARILRFYFGLDNTEPMTLEEIGEVFGVTRERVRQIKEKVIKQLKQANRDKLLETYFS comes from the coding sequence ATGGCGCTCAAGGGCGCGCGGTTCGACGAGGACTCGATTTCCCTTTACCTCAAGGAAATCAGCAATTACCCGCTGCTGACCCCCGAGGAAGAGGTGTCCCTGGCCCTGGCTTACAAAGCCGGCGAGCAGGGCGCTATCGAACGGATAGTGCTCTGCAACCTGCGGTTCGTGGTCAGTATCGCCAAAAAGTATCAGAACCTCGGCATCTCGCTCTCCGATCTGATCAACGAGGGTAATATCGGTCTGATCCGCGCCGCCCACAAGTTCGACGAGACCAAGGGTGTCCGCTTTATCACCTACGCGGTCTGGTGGATCAGGCAGGCGATCATCCAGTACCTCAGCGAACAGAGCCGGATAGTGCGTATCCCGCTGAACAAGGCCAGCGCCATGTTCAAGATGGAGAAGATGCTCAACAACCTGGCCCAGGAACTGGGGCGCGCTCCGACGACCCAGGAAATCATGCAGGGAATCGACATGACCGCCGCCGATATCAACGAGATGCTGCCACTCTACCAGCCCCAGTACTCGCTTGATTCCAGTTCCAACCCCCAGGACGACATTATCCTGCTCAACTCGATCCCCGACGAAAAAACTCCGGGGCCGATGGACGGGGTGTTCAAGAACGACCTCAACGAGGCGATCGAGGGCATGCTGAGCACGATCAAGGAACGCGAAGCCAGGATCCTGCGCTTCTATTTCGGGCTGGACAACACCGAGCCGATGACGCTCGAGGAGATCGGCGAGGTTTTCGGCGTGACCCGCGAACGGGTGCGCCAGATCAAGGAAAAGGTGATCAAGCAGCTTAAACAGGCCAACCGCGACAAGCTGCTGGAGACTTACTTTTCTTAA
- the pilM gene encoding type IV pilus assembly protein PilM: MIFNLRRRSVSSVVGLDLGSHSIKVVEIDHSGKAPLLVNYGITELLPGAVVNGQIKERDAVLEAINVLFDSCQITGRQVNIALNGADVIIKTIKTDRMNDEELAKAITWEAEQQVPFPLSEISMDYQVLDPDTEGEQMNVLLVAAKRDLINEKLSLLEEAGFDVLLLDVDTFCLLNALESSFAAQPDSCHCIVHFGNESTHLGLVRGGLPILTRNLPVGGRKLVDIIQDQMGIDEDQAYMALYGSAGDEELLEGAAVQEEPAESPLEPSTETSEPTPGEPPAQSGDISPYIDSFLDDVSIGVNRAAAFLESTEESGSITTIYLSGGCANISDIDRKFEEKVGIPTIIANPLSELSYKAELFQAEPAEKVAATLMLAIGLGLRVPD, translated from the coding sequence ATGATTTTCAATTTGCGCAGACGCAGTGTTTCCTCGGTTGTCGGACTCGACCTGGGCAGCCACTCGATCAAGGTGGTCGAAATCGACCACTCCGGCAAGGCTCCCTTGCTGGTCAACTACGGGATTACCGAGCTGTTGCCCGGCGCGGTTGTCAACGGCCAGATCAAGGAACGCGACGCCGTGCTCGAGGCGATCAACGTCCTGTTCGATTCCTGCCAGATCACCGGCCGTCAGGTCAATATCGCGCTCAACGGCGCGGACGTGATTATCAAGACGATCAAGACCGACCGGATGAACGACGAGGAACTGGCCAAAGCGATCACCTGGGAGGCCGAGCAGCAGGTCCCCTTCCCCCTGAGCGAGATCAGCATGGACTACCAGGTGCTCGACCCGGACACCGAAGGCGAGCAGATGAATGTCTTGCTGGTGGCCGCCAAGCGCGACCTGATCAACGAGAAGCTGTCGCTGCTGGAGGAAGCCGGGTTCGACGTCCTGCTGCTCGATGTCGACACGTTCTGCCTGCTCAACGCCCTGGAATCCAGTTTCGCCGCCCAGCCCGACAGTTGCCATTGCATTGTCCATTTCGGCAACGAGAGCACTCATCTGGGGCTGGTCCGCGGCGGCCTGCCGATCCTGACCCGCAACCTGCCGGTGGGCGGCCGTAAGCTGGTGGACATTATCCAGGACCAGATGGGTATTGATGAAGACCAGGCTTACATGGCCCTCTACGGCTCCGCCGGTGATGAAGAGCTCTTGGAGGGGGCCGCCGTGCAGGAAGAACCGGCCGAAAGCCCGCTGGAACCGTCAACCGAAACCTCCGAGCCGACGCCCGGCGAACCCCCGGCGCAGTCAGGGGACATCTCGCCCTATATCGACTCGTTTCTCGACGACGTGTCGATCGGAGTCAACCGGGCCGCCGCGTTCCTGGAAAGCACCGAGGAAAGCGGCTCGATCACGACTATCTATCTCAGCGGAGGTTGCGCCAATATCTCCGATATCGATCGCAAGTTCGAGGAGAAGGTCGGTATTCCGACCATTATCGCCAATCCGCTGAGCGAATTATCCTATAAAGCAGAACTGTTCCAGGCCGAACCAGCCGAAAAAGTAGCCGCCACGCTGATGCTGGCCATCGGGCTCGGACTCAGGGTACCCGACTGA
- a CDS encoding PilN domain-containing protein, whose product MIKINLLPPEKRKKTKRAAPVAQPDGAAKAGRGLSLPGLKLSPVMALPVGMAALVIIFIAGSFLWLGFRENNLKERRDELRVELNKLNRVILRIDELKENTRDVVSRMEVIVKVDQNRFVWPRTLDEISSALPRYTWLQTISEISPFPQLTMRIEGNTMSNILLSELLANLEMSTVLTGVRLISSVERSLGGYDTKFFVIECESNFNQRPETTAQVAQAK is encoded by the coding sequence ATGATTAAAATCAACCTGTTGCCGCCCGAAAAGCGTAAGAAAACCAAGCGGGCAGCACCTGTAGCCCAGCCGGACGGAGCCGCCAAGGCCGGACGCGGCCTGTCGCTGCCGGGGTTGAAGCTCAGTCCGGTGATGGCCCTTCCCGTGGGGATGGCCGCGCTGGTGATCATCTTTATCGCCGGCTCGTTCCTCTGGCTCGGCTTCCGCGAGAATAATCTCAAGGAGAGACGCGACGAGCTTCGGGTGGAGTTGAACAAGCTCAACCGCGTGATCCTGCGCATAGACGAACTCAAGGAGAACACGCGCGATGTTGTCAGCCGGATGGAAGTGATCGTCAAGGTGGACCAGAACCGGTTTGTCTGGCCGCGCACGCTGGATGAAATCAGTTCCGCTCTGCCACGCTACACCTGGCTACAGACAATCAGCGAGATTTCGCCCTTTCCACAGTTGACCATGAGGATCGAGGGCAACACGATGAGCAATATCCTGCTCAGCGAACTGCTGGCCAACCTGGAAATGAGTACCGTCCTGACCGGCGTGCGGCTGATCAGTTCCGTCGAACGGTCGCTGGGCGGCTATGACACCAAGTTTTTCGTGATCGAGTGCGAGTCGAATTTCAACCAGCGGCCGGAGACGACCGCCCAGGTGGCCCAGGCCAAGTGA
- the pilO gene encoding type 4a pilus biogenesis protein PilO has translation MAFDTSDPKVQKALLVVLMLAGSCYGYWMYILGPKNEAVAKAEQELATVTRSVETARALEAASDTAALRLELEKRRRELELAQQLLPDKENLPVLLRSVTRTGELFNLDFVLFEPQAPVQQELYQERPFKLTVRGGYHQTARFLSEVADMDLIVKPTSLSMVRDTRENVPGGGTLTAEIILTTYLLIPAPPQTGEQKGQ, from the coding sequence ATGGCGTTCGATACCAGTGATCCCAAAGTTCAGAAAGCGCTGCTGGTGGTGCTCATGCTGGCCGGCAGCTGCTACGGATACTGGATGTATATCCTGGGACCCAAGAACGAGGCCGTGGCCAAGGCGGAGCAGGAACTGGCCACCGTGACCCGCAGTGTCGAAACCGCTCGCGCGCTGGAGGCCGCATCGGATACCGCCGCGCTGAGGCTGGAGCTGGAAAAACGACGGCGCGAGCTTGAGCTGGCCCAGCAGCTGCTCCCGGACAAGGAAAACCTGCCGGTCCTGCTGCGTTCGGTTACCCGCACCGGCGAGCTCTTCAACCTCGATTTCGTCCTGTTCGAGCCGCAGGCGCCGGTCCAGCAAGAGCTTTACCAGGAGCGCCCGTTCAAGCTGACTGTCCGCGGCGGCTACCATCAGACCGCCCGCTTCCTGAGCGAGGTGGCCGACATGGACCTGATTGTCAAACCCACTAGCCTGAGCATGGTACGCGACACCCGGGAGAACGTTCCCGGCGGCGGTACCCTGACCGCGGAAATAATCCTGACAACCTACCTGCTGATCCCCGCGCCGCCGCAGACCGGGGAGCAGAAAGGACAGTGA